One Nitrospirota bacterium DNA segment encodes these proteins:
- a CDS encoding ParB/RepB/Spo0J family partition protein, whose translation MTTTSEYKLIPLADVHESTHNPRRHFDGPALEQLAESIRKVGVITPATVRPKAHGFELAAGHRRYRASKLAGLTHLPCIVRTMTDQQFMEVLTIENLQREDVHPLDEAKGYEALMAAPYKMDPAKIAERVGKSVKYIYDRVKLLALSKAARALFWEGKIEAGHAILLARLPLTDQAKVIGDLPNDYRNGGLFRIEQLLYDEHAEGEGNPPIKAVSVRELADYIKRHIRFNAQEADGFLFPDTVSKIQEAAQAKTKIIEITHDYLADEDVRRVSKDKVYGERAWRRADGKEGSKTCDRSVMGVVATGAGQGEAFLVCTNKERCEVHWGAEIRAKQKREKEKAGGAAPSKKAEKPKADTWQQQQERERKARERWDAAVPAMRTALAAQVKKLPVKAGSVLASALIEQVRGYGCSKALQQMVPPGTTAEELLRHLGWLYFSRKIEHGEDYGAKTMKACGLDPKTFLAKPEKDQNAQTSAPKKAKKATARRKAA comes from the coding sequence ATGACGACGACCAGCGAATACAAATTGATTCCCCTTGCCGACGTGCACGAATCGACGCACAACCCGCGTCGGCATTTCGATGGGCCCGCGCTGGAGCAGCTGGCCGAGAGCATCCGCAAGGTCGGCGTGATTACCCCGGCGACGGTGCGGCCGAAAGCACATGGTTTTGAGTTGGCGGCGGGCCATCGCCGCTACCGTGCCTCGAAGCTGGCGGGGCTGACGCATTTGCCTTGCATCGTGCGGACCATGACGGATCAGCAGTTCATGGAGGTCCTCACGATCGAGAATCTCCAGCGTGAGGACGTGCATCCGCTCGATGAAGCGAAGGGCTATGAGGCGCTGATGGCGGCGCCCTACAAAATGGACCCGGCGAAGATCGCGGAGCGGGTCGGGAAGTCGGTGAAATATATCTACGATCGCGTGAAGTTGCTGGCGCTGTCCAAGGCCGCGCGGGCCCTGTTCTGGGAAGGCAAGATCGAGGCGGGCCATGCCATTTTGCTCGCTCGGCTGCCGCTCACGGACCAGGCCAAGGTGATCGGCGATCTGCCAAACGACTATCGGAACGGCGGGCTCTTCCGGATCGAGCAGCTGCTCTATGACGAGCACGCGGAGGGTGAGGGGAATCCACCGATCAAGGCCGTTTCGGTGCGGGAGCTGGCTGACTATATCAAGCGGCATATCCGTTTCAACGCGCAAGAGGCGGACGGGTTTCTCTTCCCCGACACAGTCTCGAAGATCCAGGAGGCGGCACAGGCGAAGACGAAGATCATCGAGATCACCCACGACTACCTGGCGGATGAGGATGTCCGGCGAGTCTCGAAGGACAAGGTCTACGGCGAACGGGCCTGGAGGCGGGCGGACGGGAAAGAGGGCTCGAAGACTTGCGACCGCTCGGTGATGGGCGTGGTGGCGACCGGCGCGGGGCAGGGCGAGGCCTTTCTCGTCTGCACGAACAAGGAGCGCTGCGAGGTCCATTGGGGCGCCGAGATCCGGGCCAAACAGAAACGCGAGAAGGAGAAGGCCGGTGGCGCGGCGCCGTCGAAGAAGGCGGAGAAGCCCAAAGCGGACACCTGGCAACAACAGCAGGAACGCGAGCGGAAAGCGCGTGAACGGTGGGATGCGGCGGTGCCGGCCATGCGCACGGCGCTGGCGGCACAGGTGAAGAAGCTGCCGGTGAAGGCGGGCAGCGTGCTGGCCTCGGCGTTGATCGAGCAGGTGCGCGGATATGGGTGCTCGAAGGCGCTCCAGCAGATGGTCCCGCCGGGGACCACGGCCGAGGAGCTGTTGCGCCATCTCGGATGGCTGTATTTTTCGAGAAAGATCGAACACGGGGAAGACTATGGCGCGAAAACGATGAAGGCGTGCGGCTTGGATCCGAAGACGTTCCTGGCCAAGCCGGAGAAAGACCAGAACGCGCAGACGTCTGCACCGAAGAAGGCGAAGAAGGCCACGGCGCGGAGAAAGGCGGCGTGA
- a CDS encoding helix-turn-helix domain-containing protein: MSVEAMTWAFTVDLPPCPKSVLVALANRSDEDGYCWPGIGDLERRTGWKTRAIQVALRRLVEEQLISVSPRFKASLRQDSNLYRLNVGAERPTTACGEGAADAPIGVHQVRGEGAPHAPGRVHQVRGEGAPHAPKSSSEQSDEQSIEQRAVVKAVPAIGKQSAVVVQALFDEFWRIYPHRNGKKLEREATRVLFFKLSSGDQLLAITAAGHYAASLSQQGCLTSIRIDGWRQLELWGPSSGLGSLPGSVDAVMVRVHSQGPLQVRLL, translated from the coding sequence ATGAGCGTGGAAGCCATGACATGGGCGTTTACTGTGGACTTGCCGCCCTGTCCGAAAAGCGTGTTGGTGGCGTTGGCGAATCGGTCCGATGAGGACGGCTACTGCTGGCCAGGCATTGGAGATTTAGAGCGGCGCACTGGCTGGAAAACGCGGGCCATTCAGGTGGCGCTCCGGCGTCTGGTCGAGGAGCAATTGATCTCCGTCTCCCCTCGTTTTAAGGCCTCGCTGAGACAGGATAGTAATCTCTATCGTCTGAATGTCGGCGCCGAGCGACCCACTACAGCTTGTGGGGAGGGTGCAGCAGATGCACCCATAGGGGTGCACCAGGTGCGGGGGGAGGGTGCACCACATGCACCGGGGAGGGTGCACCAGGTGCGGGGGGAGGGTGCACCACATGCACCCAAATCTTCATCTGAACAGTCAGATGAACAGTCAATTGAACAGCGCGCGGTTGTGAAGGCGGTACCAGCGATAGGGAAACAGTCAGCGGTAGTGGTGCAGGCGTTGTTTGATGAGTTTTGGCGGATCTACCCACATCGGAACGGCAAGAAGTTGGAGAGGGAGGCGACGAGGGTGTTGTTTTTCAAGCTCTCAAGTGGGGATCAGCTCTTGGCGATCACTGCCGCAGGGCATTATGCCGCCTCTCTGTCGCAGCAGGGGTGTCTGACGTCAATTAGAATTGATGGTTGGCGACAATTAGAACTGTGGGGTCCGTCCTCCGGGTTAGGGAGCCTTCCGGGCTCCGTCGATGCCGTCATGGTTCGCGTTCATTCCCAGGGCCCGCTTCAGGTCAGGCTCCT
- a CDS encoding phage Gp37/Gp68 family protein encodes MSTATSIEWTDKTWNPVRGCSMVSAGCTNCYAMKQAHRFSGPDQAYDGLTELGPQGARWTGEIRLVPDALLQPLHWRNPRKIFVNSMSDLFHRDVPHEFLVKVFAVMALTPQHTYQILTKRPNRMQDWLSLNTLGQAVRGESWSMLGKMPTFDHQKVTTRPWPLPNVHLGVSVEDQATADERIPILLETPAAVRFVSAEPLLGPVDLTRIDGAVLDPEAKGIHLDALTGGCRPETPWHLNWVVVGGESGPRARPCNVTWIRSIKDQCQASGVPVFVKQLGARPCVVEGSRTAKEWYANNATAIMDDCGWIHTKDKKGGDMAEWPADLRVREFPMVPA; translated from the coding sequence ATGAGCACCGCAACCTCGATCGAATGGACCGACAAAACCTGGAATCCCGTGCGTGGCTGTTCGATGGTGAGCGCGGGCTGCACGAACTGCTACGCGATGAAGCAGGCGCACCGGTTCAGTGGACCAGATCAAGCCTACGACGGTCTGACGGAGCTCGGCCCGCAGGGGGCACGGTGGACGGGAGAGATCCGGCTGGTGCCTGATGCGCTCCTCCAGCCGTTGCATTGGCGGAACCCGCGCAAGATCTTCGTGAACTCGATGAGCGATCTGTTTCATCGGGATGTTCCGCACGAATTCCTCGTAAAAGTATTCGCCGTCATGGCGCTCACGCCTCAACATACCTATCAAATTCTGACCAAGCGACCGAATAGGATGCAGGACTGGCTCTCGCTGAACACTTTAGGGCAAGCCGTGCGAGGTGAATCCTGGTCAATGCTTGGCAAGATGCCCACCTTCGATCATCAAAAGGTTACGACTCGTCCATGGCCGCTTCCGAACGTCCATCTTGGCGTCTCCGTCGAGGACCAAGCGACGGCCGATGAGCGCATTCCGATTCTCCTGGAGACGCCAGCCGCAGTGCGGTTCGTGTCGGCCGAGCCATTGCTGGGGCCTGTGGATCTGACGCGCATCGATGGGGCCGTGCTCGATCCTGAAGCGAAGGGTATTCATCTTGACGCCTTGACTGGTGGTTGTCGGCCTGAAACGCCGTGGCATCTGAATTGGGTCGTCGTCGGTGGCGAGAGTGGGCCTCGCGCCAGGCCTTGTAACGTAACGTGGATTCGGTCGATCAAGGACCAATGCCAAGCGTCGGGAGTGCCGGTGTTTGTGAAGCAGCTGGGGGCACGGCCGTGTGTGGTCGAGGGGAGCCGTACTGCCAAGGAGTGGTATGCGAACAATGCCACGGCGATCATGGACGACTGCGGCTGGATTCACACGAAGGACAAGAAGGGCGGAGACATGGCCGAGTGGCCCGCGGATCTGCGCGTGCGGGAGTTTCCAATGGTGCCAGCATGA
- a CDS encoding HNH endonuclease signature motif containing protein, translated as MSGKGRAIPYSPKELAWIKRHGSLPRRAAHALFCRTFSRPDVSYDNFKSLCTRKGWTTGRTGCFPKGHAPANLGKTMPYNANSARTQFKKGGVPPNVKYLGHERVTVDGYVGISIADTNPHTGYGRRYVLKHRHLWEQQHGPVPDGHVLKSLDGNRLNTDPSNWNPIPRSLLPFLNGHRGPNYDQASPEVKPVILTLAKLKGARFSKTNVARGGSR; from the coding sequence ATGAGCGGAAAAGGACGCGCGATTCCCTATTCGCCCAAGGAGCTCGCCTGGATCAAGAGGCATGGCTCCTTGCCACGCAGAGCCGCGCATGCCCTGTTCTGCCGCACATTCAGCCGCCCCGACGTGTCCTACGACAATTTCAAGAGCCTCTGCACCAGGAAGGGATGGACGACCGGCCGCACCGGGTGCTTTCCCAAGGGTCACGCGCCCGCCAACCTCGGCAAGACGATGCCCTATAACGCCAACAGCGCGAGGACTCAATTCAAAAAAGGCGGCGTCCCTCCCAACGTCAAATATCTCGGTCATGAGCGCGTCACCGTCGATGGCTATGTGGGAATCAGCATCGCGGACACCAACCCGCATACCGGGTATGGCCGTCGCTACGTGTTGAAGCATCGGCATCTGTGGGAACAGCAGCATGGTCCCGTCCCTGATGGCCATGTGCTGAAAAGCCTCGACGGGAATCGCCTCAATACCGACCCGTCGAACTGGAACCCGATCCCGCGCAGTCTGCTTCCCTTTCTCAACGGCCATCGCGGACCGAACTACGACCAGGCGTCTCCGGAGGTCAAGCCCGTCATCCTGACGCTGGCGAAACTGAAGGGTGCACGCTTTTCGAAAACCAACGTGGCGAGAGGCGGATCTCGATGA